In uncultured Methanobrevibacter sp., the genomic window GACACATTACTTCCAGATTATGAAGAAGCAGAAAAATCTCTGGGCATTGACATACCTAAATTAGTTATCGAAACCGAAAGGGACGGTTGGATAAACTTCAATGAGGCAATAAAAGAGGAAAGTCCGGTATTTGAAAGACCTACCGGAGAAGACAAAACCTATGCAGAAGAAATCTTTTTAATCTACTTTACCTCCGGAACCAGCGGACTTCCAAAAATGGTATCACATAAACATACCTACTCATTAGGACACATTCCAACTGCAAAATATTGGCATAACGTTGTAGAGGATGGAATTCACCATACCGCTGCCGATACCGGTTGGGGAAAAGCAGTATGGGGAAACCTTTACGGTCAATGGATTGCAGGAACCTCAATATTCATTTACGATTACGACAGATTCAATGGAATAAAATTATTGGAGAATGTTATAAAATACAAGGTGAACACTTTCTGTGCACCACCAACAGTCTACAGATTCCTGATTAAGGAAAATATCCAAGGATATGACTTTTCAAACATGACATATGTAACCACTGCAGGAGAACCACTTCCTCCGGAGGTTTCAGAAAGATTCTATGACATCTCAGGTTTGAGAATTAAGGAAGGATTCGGTCAGACAGAAACCACATTATCAATTGGAACATTCATATGGTTGGATGCAAAAGTGGGATCCATCGGAAAACCTTCCCCATTGTTTGATTTGAGACTGCTTGATGAAAATCATGAAAGCGTGGAAATCGGTGACGAAGGAGAACTTTGTTTCAAATTAGAAGACGGTCCTAATCCAGGACTGTTTAAGGATTACGTCAATGATGATGAAAAATACAAAAAGCAGATCCATCACGGATACTACCACTGCGGAGACACCGCATGGATAGATGAGGACGGATACGTCCACTTTGTTGGAAGAAACGACGACATAATCAAGTCTTCAGGTTACCGTATCGGACCGTACGAAGTTGAAAGTGCAGTATTATCACACGAAGCAGTCCAAAACTGTGCAATTACCGCTTATCCTGATGAAGTGAGAGGCCAAATCGTAAAGGCAACAATCATATTGCAGCCTGGCTTTGAACCATCAGATTCACTTACAAAAGACATTCAAAATCATGTTAAAAGAGTTACAGCTCCTTATAAATACCCAAGAATGATTGAATACACAGATGAAATTCCAGAAACAATCAGTGGTAAAATAAGAAGAGTTGAAATAAGAGAAAACGATAATCAATGAGTTAGATGATATAATGATAGAGGAAATATCTTATCCAGTTATAAATAAGGAAATTTGTAAAGGATGTATGAGATGCATCACAGGATGTCCTCAAAACGCAATATTACTTTCAGAAGATATGAACGACGCAGGATATCAATATGCTTATTACAGCGGCAATGGTTGTACCGGATGTAAAGACTGTTACTTTACATGCCCTGAACCATTAGGACTTGAAGTACATCAAATAAAAAATATTGTCAACGACAGTGTTGCAAAAATGATTAAGGCCAAAGTGGCCAATAAAGGAGGAAACTAAAATGAGCAATCAAATGGTAAAAGGAAACACCGCAGTTGTCATTGGTGCAATGTATGCCGGTTGTGACTGTTTCTTTGGATACCCAATTACTCCTGCAAGTGAAATTTTACATGAAGCTTCAAAATACTTCCCTATGGTTGGAAGAAACTTTGTACAGGCTGAAAGTGAAGAGGCATCCATCAACATGGTTTATGGTGCATCAGGAACCGGCCACAGAGTAATGACCTCATCTTCAGGACCAGGTATTAGTTTGATGCAGGAAGGTTTCACTTTCCTGGCAGGTGCTGAACTGCCTGCAGTCATCGTTGACATCATGAGAGCAGGACCTGGACTTGGAAACATCGGACCGGAACAGGGAGACTACAATCAGATTGTTCATGGTGGAGGCCATGGAAACTATAAAAACATAGTTTTAGCTCCAAACAGCGTTCAGGAAATGTGTGACTTGACCATGAAGGCATTTGAACTTGCAGACAAATGGAGAAACCCAGTTGTTGTTTTAGCAGATGGAACATTAGGTCAAATGGCTGAACCATTAGTTTTCCCTGAAAAGGCAATTGAACCTGCAAATGACAAGCCTTGGGCAGTAAAAGGAAATGCAGAAACAATGGATAATCTCATTACCTCCATTTTCAATGATTTCAATGAGCTAGAGGATTTCAACTACAAACTTCAGGAAAAATACGCTAAAATCGATGCTGAAGAAGTCATTGTTGATGAATATCAAGTGGAAGATGCGGAAATCGTTTTGGTATCATATGGTATAAGCAGCCGTATTGCAAGATCAGCTGTTGATAAAGCACGTGAAAAAGGCGTTAAAGTTGGACTTTTAAGGCCTATAACATTAAGCCCATTCCCAATTGATAGAATTAAGGAATTATCTGATAAAGGAGTTAGTTTTATCTCAGTTGAGATGAGTAACGGCCAACTGTTAAGAGATGTTCAATATGCTGCACTCAGAAGAGAAGACACATATCTTGTTAACAGAATGGGTGGAAACCTCATTGAACTTAAACATGTGCTCGCTAAGATTTATGAAATCGCAGGACTCGATGAAGAAATTGACACTTCAAAAAGAAGTGAAGAGAAAGCTAGTCCAAATATTATAGATTAAGGATGTGGAAAAATGAGTGAACAAGAATTTAATGACAAAGATTATGAATTACAAATCCGTAGAAATCCACAATCCCTTTTAGAAGAGTATCCTAGAAAAGGAACCAACATTAAATCTACTCACTACTGTGCTGGTTGTGGACACGGTATCTTACATAAATTAATAGCAGAATGTATGGATGAACTTGGAATACAGGAAAGATGCGTTATGATTTCCCCAGTTGGATGTTCCGTATATGCTTATTTCTACTTCAACTGCGGTAACTTCCAGACCGCTCACGGAAGAGCACCTGCAGTAGCTACAGGAATTTCAAGAGCTGAAGACAATGCGATTGTCATGAGTTATCAGGGAGATGGAGACCTTGCATCAATCGGTTTGAATGAAACATTACAGGCTGCAAACCGTGGAGAAAAAATTGCAGTATTCTTCGTAAACAACACCGTTTACGGTATGACAGGTGGACAAATGGCTCCAACCACATTGATTGGTGAAAAAACAGTTACATGTCAAACCGGAAGAGATCCTGATTATGCAGGACACCCTACACATATGTGTGAGTTAATCAACACTCTTAAAGCACCTGTATTTATCGAAAGGGTTTCACTTGCTAATCCTTTAAAAATCAGACTTGCAAAATATGCAATCAAACAGGCATTGACCGTTCAAAAAGAAGGAAAAGGTTATTCATTCGTTGAAGTTCTGTCACCTTGCCCAACCAACTTAAAACAGGATGTTGTAAGTGCACAGAAATTCATTGAAGAACAAATGGAAAAAGAATTCCCTGTTAAAAACTTCAGAAATAATCTATATACTAAACAACCTGTTCAAAGGCCTGCAAGTGATTTCTCAACTGAATCATTGGATAAAATCTTTAATGTTAATAGAGGCGATGATGTAGGATATGTCGATGAGGATATTGAACCTGTCAGCATCAAGGTTTCCGGATTCGGAGGTCAGGGCGTATTGAGTGCAGGTTTAACAATAGCTCAAGCGGCATGTGCTGAAGGAAAGCATGTTTCATGGTATCCAAGCTACGGACCTGAACAAAGGGGAGGAAAATCCAACTGTTCAGTGGTTATCTCAAATGAAACCATCGGTACACCTGTTGTTGATGACATTGACATTCTTATCGCTTTAAACAAACCTTCACTTGAACAGTTCTCACAGGACGTCAAGGAAGGAGGAGTTATACTATACGACGCTAAAATCGGCGATTTTGAAACAGATCGTGACGTGAAGGTTATTGCAATGCCTTGTGTTGACATAGCAGAAGAACACGGAAATGCCAGAACCGCTAACACAGCACTTTTAGGAGCTTTAACTGAATTAGGCGATGTTTTAAAACGTGAATCCTATGAAAATGCTATTCGTGAAATGTTTGCATCCAAACCAAAAGTCATTGACGTAAACATTGACGTATTGAAAGCAGGAGCAGAATGGATTAAAAACAATTCATAGTGTGATTTAATGACATATAAGGAAAATAGTGAAAAATATATTGAAAATTACGGTTTAAGTATAGGAGATACCATCAAAGTGCATAAAGAGGATATCACCTATACCGGTATCCTACTTGACAGGCCTGAAGACGCCGATGACGGATACCTTGTAATCAAACTGTCAAGCGGATACAATATTGGTGTAGCTATCGAAGGTACTACCGCTGAGCTTATAGAAAAAGGAGAAAAACCGAAAATCGGTTATGATGAGACTGAAATTCCCCATGACGATTCAAAACAGAACATTTCAATCGTGTCAACCGGAGGAACCGTATCATCAGTTATCGATTACCGTACCGGTGCGGTGCACCCTAAATTTACTGCATCCGACCTTGTAAAGGCAAATCCTGAACTTTTGGATTATGCCAACTACAATGTAAAGGCATTATACAATATCCTAAGTGAAAACATGAAGCCTGAATACTGGGCAAAGGCTGCAGAAGAGGTGGCCAATGACATTTCAGATGGTGCCGACGGTATTGTGATAGCTCACGGTACAGACACAATGCACTATACCTCAGCGGCATTGAGTTTTATGTTGAAAACCCCTGTTCCAGTTATTGTTACAGGTGCTCAGAGAAGTTCAGACAGACCTTCAAGTGATGCAAACATCAACCTGATCGATTCAGTGATAGCTGCAAAATCAGACATTGCAGAGGTTTGCGTCTGTATGCATGGAAGTTTAAACGACAAATACACCTACCTCCATAAGGGAACAAAGGTAAGGAAAATGCATACTTCAAGAAGGGACACCTTCAGAAGCATCAATGCTCAGCCAATAGCTAAAATCGAAGACAAGAAGGTAAACATCAATCCTGAATACTCATACACCAAACGTGGCGAAAACGAACTGGAATTAAACACCGCTTTCGAGGAAAAAGTCGGATTGATCAAAAGTTTTCCTGGAATATCTGAGGAATACATTGAATATCACATTGACAAAGGCTACAAAGGTCTTGTAATTGAAGGAACCGGTCTTGGACATGTTCCAAACAACCTTATTGACTCATTTAAAAGAGCACAAGATGAAAACATTCCTGTCATCATGACTTCACAGTGCCTTTACGGAAGGGTCAACATGAACGTTTACTCAACCGGACGTGAAATACTGGATGCTGGAGTGATATCCGGTTTGGACATGACTCCTGAAACCACATATGTCAAATTATGCTGGGCATTAGGTCAAAGTGACGATTACGCAGAAGTTAAAGAGATTATGCAAACAGACATAGCAGGTGAAATTTCACAAAAATCCTCAATCAGGGATTTCTTAAACTAAGGTGATAGCATGGATTATGATTATGAAAAATTAGGATTGAAAATGGGACTTGAAATTCACCAACAGTTAAACAGTCAACATAAACTGTTCTGTCACTGTAAAACAGAACTTGTTGACGATGATTTTGACGAGCTCGTTCAAAGAAAACTCAGGCCAACCCAATCAGAACTTGGTGAAATCGACCGTGCTGCACTTCAGGAATCACTTAGGGGACTGAATTTCAAATATGAAAACTTTGAAAAGCATACTTGTCTTGTTGAAAACGATGATGAGCCACCTCACAGTCTAAATGAAGAGGCTCTTGACATCTGTATAACAATAGCATGCCTAATGAACATGCACATCGTTGATGAATTCCATACCATGCGTAAACAGGTAATCGACGGAAGTAACACCGGAGGGTTCCAGAGAACCGGTATGGTTGCAACCGACGGATATCTTGACACACCATACGGTAAGGTAATCATTGAAAGCCTTGGTCTTGAAGAGGACGCTGCAAGAAGAGTTGAAACAAAAGACGGATTTACAGAATTCAGACTTGACCGTTTAGGAATACCATTGGCTGAAATCACAACAGACCCTTCAATGCACCATCCTGACCAGGTAAGGGAAGTTGCATATATGCTTGGTCAAATCCTAAGAAGTACCAATGTTAAAAGAGGATTAGGTACCATCAGACAGGATTTGAACATTTCCATTGCAGAAGGTGCACGTGTTGAAATCAAGGGTGTTCAGGACCTTGACCTGATGGCTGAAATCGTGAACCGTGAAGTCCAAAGACAATTGGAATTAATCGATATCAAAAAACAGCTTGAAGCAAGAAACGCTGAAGTGCTGGAAGAAATCCATGACTTGGATGAACTGTTTGAGGATACTGAGTCCAAAATATTGAAATCCGCCGAAACCATTAAGGCAGTTGTATTGAAAGGTTTTGACGGACAAATCGGCCGTGAAGTACAGCCAGGCAGAAGATTCGGTACTGAAATTGCAAGTTATGCTAAAAAACGTGGAGTTTCAGGAATTTTCCACTCAGACGAATTGCCTGCATACGGCATAACCCAAGAGGAAGTCGACAAGGTAAGCGAATTCTTAAACATCGGTGAAGATGATGCATTCATCATTGTTGCACATGATGAGGACATTGCCATTTCCGCACTTGAAGAAGTTAAAAGAAGGGCAAATCTCGGTCTTGAAGGTGTTGTTGAAGAAACCCGTAAGGCACTTGAAGACGGTAACACCGAATACATGAGACCACTTCCTACAGCAAACAGGATGTATCTTGAAACCGATATTCCATTATTCAAAATCACCCCTGACAGGGTTGAGCCAATAGCTAACGATTTACCGGAACTTCCTGATGTAAAACAGGCAAGAATCATTGAGGAATACAAGTTAAGTGAAGACTTGGCTAGCCAGCTTGTCAAAAGACAGGAAGCAGACATGTTTGAAGCAATTTTAGCAGATGTTGATGTTGATGCAACACCGGTCGCTTCACTTTTAGCTTACGATTTACGTGAAATCAAAAGGGAAGGCCATGACATCAGCATATTGACTCTTGATCACTTCAAGGGAATTTTCACATTACTTGGCGAAGGTAAAATTGCAAAGGACAGCGTTCGTAAATTGGCTGTTGAAACCATTAAAGCTCCTGATATGGACATATCTGAAATTGCTGAGAAAAACAACCTGACCATGCTCAGCGATGATGACGTT contains:
- a CDS encoding AMP-binding protein — encoded protein: MTSVIGDFVERVDFNSYEDFYENFKLKYEDDYNFGFDVVDKYAEIDPEKIALIWVNDHDEEHTFTFKDMKEYSNRTANLFKRLGIKKGDCVMLTLKNRYEWWFCMVALHKIGAIPIPGTHMLKLHDLDFRLKEANVKMVVSIEEDTLLPDYEEAEKSLGIDIPKLVIETERDGWINFNEAIKEESPVFERPTGEDKTYAEEIFLIYFTSGTSGLPKMVSHKHTYSLGHIPTAKYWHNVVEDGIHHTAADTGWGKAVWGNLYGQWIAGTSIFIYDYDRFNGIKLLENVIKYKVNTFCAPPTVYRFLIKENIQGYDFSNMTYVTTAGEPLPPEVSERFYDISGLRIKEGFGQTETTLSIGTFIWLDAKVGSIGKPSPLFDLRLLDENHESVEIGDEGELCFKLEDGPNPGLFKDYVNDDEKYKKQIHHGYYHCGDTAWIDEDGYVHFVGRNDDIIKSSGYRIGPYEVESAVLSHEAVQNCAITAYPDEVRGQIVKATIILQPGFEPSDSLTKDIQNHVKRVTAPYKYPRMIEYTDEIPETISGKIRRVEIRENDNQ
- a CDS encoding 4Fe-4S dicluster domain-containing protein — translated: MIEEISYPVINKEICKGCMRCITGCPQNAILLSEDMNDAGYQYAYYSGNGCTGCKDCYFTCPEPLGLEVHQIKNIVNDSVAKMIKAKVANKGGN
- a CDS encoding 3-methyl-2-oxobutanoate dehydrogenase subunit VorB, whose translation is MSNQMVKGNTAVVIGAMYAGCDCFFGYPITPASEILHEASKYFPMVGRNFVQAESEEASINMVYGASGTGHRVMTSSSGPGISLMQEGFTFLAGAELPAVIVDIMRAGPGLGNIGPEQGDYNQIVHGGGHGNYKNIVLAPNSVQEMCDLTMKAFELADKWRNPVVVLADGTLGQMAEPLVFPEKAIEPANDKPWAVKGNAETMDNLITSIFNDFNELEDFNYKLQEKYAKIDAEEVIVDEYQVEDAEIVLVSYGISSRIARSAVDKAREKGVKVGLLRPITLSPFPIDRIKELSDKGVSFISVEMSNGQLLRDVQYAALRREDTYLVNRMGGNLIELKHVLAKIYEIAGLDEEIDTSKRSEEKASPNIID
- a CDS encoding 2-oxoacid:acceptor oxidoreductase family protein; translated protein: MSEQEFNDKDYELQIRRNPQSLLEEYPRKGTNIKSTHYCAGCGHGILHKLIAECMDELGIQERCVMISPVGCSVYAYFYFNCGNFQTAHGRAPAVATGISRAEDNAIVMSYQGDGDLASIGLNETLQAANRGEKIAVFFVNNTVYGMTGGQMAPTTLIGEKTVTCQTGRDPDYAGHPTHMCELINTLKAPVFIERVSLANPLKIRLAKYAIKQALTVQKEGKGYSFVEVLSPCPTNLKQDVVSAQKFIEEQMEKEFPVKNFRNNLYTKQPVQRPASDFSTESLDKIFNVNRGDDVGYVDEDIEPVSIKVSGFGGQGVLSAGLTIAQAACAEGKHVSWYPSYGPEQRGGKSNCSVVISNETIGTPVVDDIDILIALNKPSLEQFSQDVKEGGVILYDAKIGDFETDRDVKVIAMPCVDIAEEHGNARTANTALLGALTELGDVLKRESYENAIREMFASKPKVIDVNIDVLKAGAEWIKNNS
- the gatD gene encoding Glu-tRNA(Gln) amidotransferase subunit GatD, whose product is MTYKENSEKYIENYGLSIGDTIKVHKEDITYTGILLDRPEDADDGYLVIKLSSGYNIGVAIEGTTAELIEKGEKPKIGYDETEIPHDDSKQNISIVSTGGTVSSVIDYRTGAVHPKFTASDLVKANPELLDYANYNVKALYNILSENMKPEYWAKAAEEVANDISDGADGIVIAHGTDTMHYTSAALSFMLKTPVPVIVTGAQRSSDRPSSDANINLIDSVIAAKSDIAEVCVCMHGSLNDKYTYLHKGTKVRKMHTSRRDTFRSINAQPIAKIEDKKVNINPEYSYTKRGENELELNTAFEEKVGLIKSFPGISEEYIEYHIDKGYKGLVIEGTGLGHVPNNLIDSFKRAQDENIPVIMTSQCLYGRVNMNVYSTGREILDAGVISGLDMTPETTYVKLCWALGQSDDYAEVKEIMQTDIAGEISQKSSIRDFLN
- the gatE gene encoding Glu-tRNA(Gln) amidotransferase subunit GatE, yielding MDYDYEKLGLKMGLEIHQQLNSQHKLFCHCKTELVDDDFDELVQRKLRPTQSELGEIDRAALQESLRGLNFKYENFEKHTCLVENDDEPPHSLNEEALDICITIACLMNMHIVDEFHTMRKQVIDGSNTGGFQRTGMVATDGYLDTPYGKVIIESLGLEEDAARRVETKDGFTEFRLDRLGIPLAEITTDPSMHHPDQVREVAYMLGQILRSTNVKRGLGTIRQDLNISIAEGARVEIKGVQDLDLMAEIVNREVQRQLELIDIKKQLEARNAEVLEEIHDLDELFEDTESKILKSAETIKAVVLKGFDGQIGREVQPGRRFGTEIASYAKKRGVSGIFHSDELPAYGITQEEVDKVSEFLNIGEDDAFIIVAHDEDIAISALEEVKRRANLGLEGVVEETRKALEDGNTEYMRPLPTANRMYLETDIPLFKITPDRVEPIANDLPELPDVKQARIIEEYKLSEDLASQLVKRQEADMFEAILADVDVDATPVASLLAYDLREIKREGHDISILTLDHFKGIFTLLGEGKIAKDSVRKLAVETIKAPDMDISEIAEKNNLTMLSDDDVVSIISEIVANNEAMVKERQMGAMGPLMGMCMKQLKGKADGKLVNQVVREEIQKLI